The Bacillus thermozeamaize DNA window TTGGCTTCAGCTATGGATCTTTGCTGATCCGCATAGTTTGTAGCTTACCTATGAGGGATTGAAACATCCTGATCAACACCAGTATAGTCGTCAGCAATGTATTGGTTTGTAGCTTACCTATGAGGGATTGAAACAAGAGCAACCATTTCCTCAATGGTTTGCAACAATGGAGTTTGTAGCTTACCTATGAGGGATTGAAACGCTTGGTCAATGCCTCTCTAAGAGCCTGAAACGTCTTCGTTTGTAGCTTACCTATGAGGGATTGAAACAAGGAATCAATGCCCGTTTGGTTGATTTAAAGAACGGTTTGTAGCTTACCTATGAGGGATTGAAACCTCGGTCAAGGAATTCCCTTTGTCTGCTTGTTCATCCGGTTTGTAGCTTACCTATGAGGGATTGAAACGTGGATGAATAGTATTCGTGATCAGGTGGTGGTTAACGTTTGTAGCTTACCTATGAGGGATTGAAACTAAGGTTCACCACCATATTCAAACCACTCCGTGATCCGGTTTGTAGCTTACCTATGAGGGATTGAAACGCTCAGCTTCCATGTCGATTGAAACGTTGACTGTTTATGTTTGTAGCTTACCTATGAGGGATTGAAACTGCGCCTATACCTACGACGAAGCTGTGAAAACCCTCGGTTTGTAGCTTACCTATGAGGGATTGAAACGAAATATTTGGGGCAGACGCTTGGACAAGCAGGGGGGGGTTTGTAGCTTACCTATGAGGGATTGAAACGGGGTGGCCTTATGGTTGACCCTGAAGGATTCAAAAGTTTGTAGCTTACCTATGAGGGATTGAAACGATTCGTTCGCGCCGATAGGTAGCAGGTAGTCCCAGTTTGTAGCTTACCTATGAGGGATTGAAACAAGAACCTCGCAAGCCGTGACCCTTCCAGCTACTGTTAGTTTGTAGCTTACCTATGAGGGATTGAAACAGAATTTCTGAGATTTTCAATGCTGTTAATATACGGGTTTGTAGCTTACCTATGAGGGATTGAAACCGGCAGAGAAACGAGCTTGCCTACCGTCACGAGTACCGTTTGTAGCTTACCTATGAGGGATTGAAACATAATGGTATTATAAAATATGTCTAAGTTTCTTGTGGGAGTTTGTAGCTTACCTATGAGGGATTGAAACTAATATCACATTTTACGGGCATATGCCCGTTTTTTGTTTGTAGCTTACCTATGAGGGATTGAAACGTTTATCAGTTGATAAGGCATATGCATTACGTGGACTGTTTGTAGCTTACCTATGAGGGATTGAAACATCTTCATAGTCCAACTCAACAAAATTTGGAGCGTGTTTGTAGCTTACCTATGAGGGATTGAAACCCGCCTTGAATATTTCTTTGTAGGTTTTTGCGACAGTTTGTAGCTTACCTATGAGGGATTGAAACACGTATTTAAGCAACCTTTGTGCAACATGTTTCAATTCATGTTTGTAGCTTACCTATGAGGGATTGAAACACGTATTTAAGCAACCTTTGTGCAACATGTTTCAATTCATGTTTGTAGCTTACCTATGAGGGATTGAAACACAAACATATCTAGCAAAAGTGCAACCATATCCAGTGTTTGTAGCTTACCTATGAGGGATTGAAACCTACATACACCACTTCTTCAAACACATCATCCATGTGTTTGTAGCTTACCTATGAGGGATTGAAACATGTCGTAGACAACCCTTCGACTAACATCAAGCTGTTGGTTTGTAGCTTACCTATGAGGGATTGAAACAAGTCAGAGCGACATGAGGGATATACCGTTCATTGGGTTTGTAGCTTACCTATGAGGGATTGAAACGATTATGTCCGTGATCAACCATCTCTTGTGGCTTTTAGTTTGTAGCTTACCTATGAGGGATTGAAACCACTGAGTTTTCGGAAGTTGAAGGCGGAATGTACGGTGGTTTGTAGCTTACCTATGAGGGATTGAAACGAACAACATGGGCCTGATTCTGTTAGTTGTTCCTCTCCGGTTTGTAGCTTACCTATGAGGGATTGAAACTGTTTCCTGTACCTAATCCTAATCCTGTTCCGCAGCGTTTGTAGCTTACCTATGAGGGATTGAAACGCCGGAACCGGGCCCGGAACCATATCCGGAACCTGTGCGTTTGTAGCTTACCTATGAGGGATTGAAACTACTTCCTATCCCATACCCTGAATTTCATCTCCCTCGTTTGTAGCTTACCTATGAGGGATTGAAACGTGACGGCTGGAGATGGTTCTGTAGAGGTACATAAAAGTTTGTAGCTTACCTATGAGGGATTGAAACATATAGCTCCTGCATCCCCTTCCAGAGCACTGCGAGTTTGTAGCTTACCTATGAGGGATTGAAACACATGGTGGTGTTGGACGAGCTGTCGTCATTCAAAAGTTTGTAGCTTACCTATGAGGGATTGAAACCCGCATCCCTGAACAAGTGCGCGTCACCCAACGCAGGTTTGTAGCTTACCTATGAGGGATTGAAACCGGTCCGAACAGCCTCTTCAAAACCGACGCCAGTCAGTTTGTAGCTTACCTATGAGGGATTGAAACATGGTGTGATTGGTCACCGGAGCGCGGGTGTGAGTTGAGTCCGTATAATTGTGTAAAATTGGATCCTCTCTGTAAAAAAAGAGAGCCATTTTCAATTCCCCTCGGTTAGAATGTAGTTGACCTGACAACATTCCAAGGAGAGGGGAATTTGAAATGGCTCAATATCAGATTACCGTAGATTCGCAACTGTTGCATCAACTTTTTCTTAGTAACTCGCAGGATGCGGGAGTAACCAAGCTGCTGGAATCCGTATTGAACCAAGTGTTGCAAGCCCAGGCAACGGAACAGTTGGGGGCAGAGCCCTACGAACGGACGGAAGGACGCCAAGGATATCGAAACGGGACGTATCCGCACCAATTAACCACTCGTGTTGGCACCATTACGCTTCGTGTTCCCCGAATTCGTAACGGAAAGTTCTCAACGGAGTTGTTTGCCCGTTACCAACGCAGCGAACAAGCTCTGGTATTGGCTTTGATGGAGATGGTGGTCAACGGAGTGTCGACTCGAAAAGTGGCCCAGATCACGGAAGAGTTATGCGGTACGGAGTTTTCGAAATCCACGGTGTCGGAATTGTGCAAGCGTCTCGATCCTGTCGTGACGGCCTGGAACAACCGTCCGCTTCATGACAACCCGTTTCCCTTTGTCATCGTTGATGCGCTGGTACTCAAAGTGCGGGAAGAAAGTCGAGTGCGGTCCCGAGGCGCTCTTATCGGGATTGGTGTCAACACCGACGGATATCGCGAGGTATTGGGCTTGATGCTTGGCGACAGCGAGTCGGAAGCCAGTTGGAGTGAATTTTTTGGCTGGCTGAAAAGCCGCGGGCTTCGAGGCGTCGATCTGATTGTGTCGGATGACCACGGAGGATTGGTTCGAGCCATCCGCAGGAACTTTCAAGGCGTCACCTGGCAGCGGTGCCAGACACACTTCCTGCGCAATATTCTGGATGCCACGCCGAAAGCGCTGCAGGATGAGGTACATAGCCGGGTACGAGCCATTTTGGATGCACCTGATCACGATACGGCACGGCTGCTCCTGAATCAGGTACTGGAGGCATACGAAACGAAAGCTCCGAAAGCCATGGCAGTCCTGGAAGCTGGTTTTGAAGACGCGACGGCGGTCTTGCTTTTGCCGGAAAAGTATCGCAAGCGACTCCGTACCACCAATGCTCTGGAGCGCCTGAATGAGGAAATCCGCCGCCGTGAACGGGTGATTCGGATCTTTCCGAATCGTGAATCGGCCATACGTCTGATCGGTGCATTGCTCATGGAAATCGATGAGAAATGGGCAAGCGGCAGAAAGTATTTGGATATGGGTGAATATCTGGAGTGGCGCGAATCACAGGTCACCAACATGAGTGCCAAAGTCACGCGTATCGGCTAACGGACGTCTATCGCAGCCTGTCAAAGCCGCGAAGCGTTCCATTTGGCCTTGACAGGCAATTGCTCAACACACTATAACTGCCCAGCAATCCTTTGCTGGGCATGCCACACGGCGAGTGACGGGGAGCAGGGGGCGTGCTTCCTGCGTCTCCCCCTTCGGGGGAAGGAATGAGGTATTCTAACCGAGGGCGAATTTACACACAAATATGGACTTGATCCGGGTGTGTGCGAGTTTGTAGCTTACCTATGAGGGATTGAAACGTTGAATGTATAAACATTCAATCGTTAACTTTATCAAGTTTGTAGCTTACCTATGAGGGATTGAAACCTTGCGACAATTTGGCGAAACAACCGGTCAGCTTCGTTTGTAGCTTACCTATGAGGGATTGAAACCGATTTCTTCCGGTCTCATTATTATCACCCCCTTCGTTTGTAGCTTACCTATGAGGGATTGAAACTGAGTATGCCATATCCCTTCTGAGGGCGGTGGGATGAGTTTGTAGCTTACCTATGAGGGATTGAAACGAACAGCATCAAAAGGTTAATCGAAGAAAGAATGAGGTTTGTAGCTTACCTATGAGGGATTGAAACACGCTGGCGCAGGCCGCCGAAAAATTTGGGATCCACCGTTTGTAGCTTACCTATGAGGGATTGAAACTTGGAATTCAAAGTCACCACGGGATTCAGGAATTGAGTTTGTAACCTACCTGTAAGGGATTGAAACTTGATCTTGCTCTTTTAGTTTTCGAACCGATTTTTTTGTTTCCGATCCTATCTGTGAGTGTTGCCAGCGGTTGCAAATGACAAAAATACTATCCAAAAGAAGGTGTAAACATCCGTGTCCATTTCCGGTTTGTCTTTTTTCTGTTCCTGGAGCGGCGGGAAAGATTCCGCGTTGGCGCTTTACCATGCCTTGCGCGACAATGGAAAGGCGCGCTTTCTTTTCACCATGCTTCATGAGGATGGGCTTCGTTCACGTTCCCATGGCTTGCCCGTGTTACTCTTGGAAAAACAGGCACAAAGCTTGAACATTCCTTTGGTGACCAGAGCCGCCTCATGGAATGATTACGAAAAGGTTTTTACGGAAGAATTGCACCGCTTTAAAAAGTTGGGTGTACAGGCGGGAGTCTTTGGAGACATCGACCTGGAGGAGCACCGATTGTGGGAGGAGAAGGTGTGCCAGGCGGCATCCCTTTCAGCTTGTTTGCCCTTATGGCAGCGCCCGCGGCGGGAACTGGCTGAAGAATTTATCGATCTCGGCTTTACGGCTGTCATCGTGGCCGTCAACCACGATGTCGTTGACCCAGACTTTTTGGGCCGGGAATATAATAAAGATACTTTGGCTGACCTTGAAAGAGCGGGCATTGATGTGGCGGGAGAAGCCGGCGAGTTTCATACATTTGTGACAGGAGGGCCTATTTTTAAAGAACCCATCGCCATCCAGACAAATCGAACGGTTTCTTCAGGAAATTACAGCTTCCTCGATTGGTCTTGAACCTAGACGCACCCCGGTCCAGGTGTTTTTTATTTAAGTCCAGTTTTTCACTCATTTAAGATTTCCTTAAGAATTTCCTGATCCTTTGTTTAGCATGTCCTGTTTTTAGCATGCACAGTAATGCACGAAGGGAGATTTGCGGAAGACTTTGGGTAAAAGCTTTTGATTAGGATGAAATAGATATTGTTTATTGAACAATGAGAAAGGAGAGTTGGCTGGAATGGAATGCTTTGGGTGGTGCCGAAGATGACGAGCGAGAAAAGAGGAGAACTTCCATTGGTCCTTCGTGGTCCTGGCCTGATCATTCACCGGTATATTGGCAGGCAGTATGGGCATACCGTTCCCACCCATCGTGGCGCTTTTGGCAGGTAACTCACTCATCATGTCAAATTTATGACAAAGCAATAGTGAACATTGTTAGGGTATCCGCCCACTTATATACTTAAAGTGAAATGATGAAATGCCTGGGGAAGGTGACCCAGCACGTTTTCGTAATAGGGAGATGCATATCCGTGCATCATTAGGTTGAGGATGTCGTATCAAAGAAGATGTCGTATCAAACTCGGAATACCTGAAAAGAGGGGGGCGCGGCTTGCGAAAAAGGGACTTGAGTTTGAATAAAGGGTTTGTGGCGTTTGGCATTGTGTTGGCCTGCATGGTTCTCGTTGCCGGTTGCTCGCCTGGGCAGCAGGAGGAGCATCAATTGTCGCTGGAGCCCACGGTGCCCGTGAATGTGGAAGTGCAGACGGACCCTGAGACGCTGAAGGTGGGTACACCTGTCCAGATCATGGCCAAGGTGACGCAGGGCGGGGAACCGGTGGAAGATGCGGACAAGGTGCTGTTTGAGTTGTGGCGGGAGGGCCAGGCGGATGATCAGCATCAGAAGATGGAAGGGGAGAATCGGGGTCAAGGGATCTACGCCATCACCTACACCTTTGAGGAGCCGGGCACCTATTATGTGATTCCCCATACGGATGCGCGGGGGATGCACACGATGCCGACGGCCACGCTGACAGTTAACGAATAGCAGGCCCATATAGGCAGCTTGAAACGAATATACGAATCGATGATGGGGCGGATGAAGCAACGGTGGGGGACGACCCGTAAAGCATCCCATCACAAGACGCAAGAAAAGGCTTGTTCCGGAAGGGGCAAGCTTCTTTTTGATCGCGCAGGTCAAACCTTTGGTATAATCGTGACATGCAAACGAACGAATCGTGACATGTCATATGCGGTGTCCGCATCCGTTTTAGCTGTTCACATGCTTGCTTCAGCGAGGCGATCCGAATGAAACGGTCATTGTGGGAGTATTCCGATAAACAGCGCGTGATTCCGGGGATTGCCATGAGGGAAAATGAGGTGCATCCCACCATCCGCACGCGGCTCAGTTTTGCAGGCGGCAGCCGTATCCTTTACGGCCCGTCTCTGGCCCTGAGCCGGTTGTTGGCTGGTGAAGTGGCGGTCGGCACCGTGCAACAAGGGGGAGATCGCCTGTATCTCTGGGAGGCGCGGGAGAGTCCTGCGGCGGGTATGCCGGACGTTTTGCCGGCGCCAGACGTTTCGCCGGCGAATACGTCTGCGTCTGCGGAGGCACCGGCGGAAAAGCTGTTGGACAACAGCGCAGGGCCCGATTTCGGGACGAGGTATGTCGGGTTGTTTCACCCGATCCAGCGGCGGCTCTTCTGGGGCGTGCTGCCCCCGCCGGGGCACTCCAATGGACCGGTTCATTCCCAAGGGCCCGTGTCAGAAAAGGCGGAACCGCACTGGTCCATCTATGTGGGAGCGCTGCTGCTGGCTTACGAGGACGGGAAAAATCCGGATGTCTCGGAGATATGGCCGCTTTTGCAGGAGGAATGGCGCGAGCGGGGGCGCCTGGGCGAGACCGAAGCTTCGCGGGAGGCGCTCTTTTTGGTCAATGCCTTTCTCTGGCAAAACCGCTTTTTCTATATCCAGGATACCACCCAGCTGGAACCATTGCCGGCGTCGCTGCCGCGGAACGTGCGTGACCTGTCGGAGGAGCTGGTGGGGAAAAAGGTGCTGTTTTCCTGGATGGCATCGGGGAGAGGCCACGGATCGGATCATCCATCGGTTGCATCCGTTTCGGACACGAACGATGAATCAGCCCTTCTGGATGGTCGTTTCGCCTTGCCGGGGACGGAGCACTGGGGGGATGAAGCGCGGGCCATGATCCCGCGTTTTCGCCCGGACGAAGTGCGGTTGCCGGATTTTGTCGTGGCGCTGGCCCGGATGATCCGGGAGACCAGCGGCAGCCGGCGGCCGCTGCGCAATCTGTTGTTCTACGGGCCGCCTGGCAGCGGAAAATCGACGCTGGCGCAGGTTCTGGCCCAGCTTTTGAACCTGCCGTACTATTACGTCAACCTGTCCCTGAATGCCGAGGAGGAGGTGCTGCTGGGAAAATTTGTCCCCACCGAGGTGGAGGGCCGCTTCCGCTTCGAGGAACCGCCCTTTGTCCAGGCATTCCGGAACGGCGGGCTGGTGGAGCTGATGGAGCTGAACTTTGCCCGGCCGGGCGTCTTGGGCGCGGCCCACAGCGCGCTGGAGACGCCGTACCGCCTGACGCTGGCCAACGGCGAGGTGGTGCAGCGTCATCCCAACTGTGTGGTGGTGGCGACGATGAATCTGGCGATGGTCGGGACGCAACGGCTGAACGAGGCGCTCAAATCCCGCTTTCAACGCAAGGTGTACGTGCCGCCGCTGCCCCGCGAGGATCTGGTGGAGATCGTTGTGCAAGCCAGCGGATTGACCGATCGCGAGATGATCCGCCGGATGGCCGATGTGGTGGAGAAAATGCAGCGCCGGGTGGAGCAGGAAGGGCTTCCCGGACAAGTGGGCACGCGGGAGTTGATCGATTGGGCGCAGGATGTCCGCTTTACCGGCGATCCGGTGCTATCCGCCTGGCACACCATCTTGCCGGCCGCCGCCATGGAGCACAGGGACATCCAGGAGGAATTGGCGCAAGTGCTGGTGGAAAACGTGTTCGGCTTTGCGGGTGATGGACGTGCATGAGCGGCAATTCCTGCTCTCGGAAGCTTACCGCCAGTATCTGGAACGGGTGGTGCGGACAGTCAGCGGCGAATATGACCTGCAAGTGGTGTTTTCCGACCAGATCCAGACGGACGGGCGGGTGATCCAGATCAACCCGCTCTCGCCATTGCTCGCCAGCCTGCCCACCTTGGAGCAGAAAACGCTGGCCATCCTGGGACAGCTGGCTCATGAATATTTCCACATCGCCTACACCGATTTTCGCGCTTTCCGGCTGCTGCCCGCCAAGATGCGGGAGGAGACGCCGTTTCGCCGCGAGATGGCTTACCGGCTGTTGAACATCATCGAAGACGCGGCGGTGGAGCGGGAAGGTTGCGAGGCGTACCGGGGTTTGTTCCGGCGGGCGGTGTTTTTCAGCAATCATGTGGCTTTTTCGCAGATGCCGGGAATCGATGAGATGCAGCGGCGGGGCGCGCCTTCCTTTCAGGTGCTGTCCCAGGCAACGCTGATGCAGGCGATCTTGGGCCGGGTGAAAGGTCACTGGCGGGACGAACGGCTGGCCGCGGTGTTTGAGGAGGCCCTGCCGATCCTGGCGCAAGGCAGGGAGGCGGCCGATTCCATGGCCCGTTTGCGTCATGCGGAGGCGCTGTACCGGCTCTATTTGCCCTGGATCGAGGAGATGGAAAGGCAAGGAGCGGTGGCGGATCATTCCTTCCAGTATGTCAAGCCTGTCTTTCGTTATGAAGAGGGGACGGGCGGGCTGAGAAGCGTCCGCATCACGGAAAGCGGCCGCATGATCTCGGAAGACAGCCGTGTTTGGGAAAGCGGCCGCGGCGCGGAACGGGGGAACGGGATCGGCACGGGGCCAAACGCGGAGAGCGGGCGCCATGCACAAGAGGCACAAGAGGAGGCAGGTGGGACGAGGGAAGCAGATGGCTGGCGTTGGGATGAAGACGTGGGGCATCCTTCAACGGCGGGGAAGGCGGCTCAACTGCCTGGCCGGGAGGCGCCGGAGGCCCAGGAACCACGCAGCGAGGCTTCCTTGCAGGATGATCAGTCCCGTCTGTCAAACCTGCAAGGCGGGACGCGGCGGGAGAAATCATCCGTCCCCCGGTTGAAGTGGTTTCGCCTGGGACGGCGCAGACGGAATGCTGCCGCAGAGGCGCGCCATATGGTGGACGCGGAGGAGGTGCGGGCGGACGCCACGGGAGAGGGAGAAAAAGCGATGGCGCCGCTGGCGGACCGTTCCGCACCGGCGGCCGATGCGGCGAAGGCGACCGGAGCAAGTCCGGGAGCCGATCATGGCGCGGCGCCCGCTGGGCCAGCCGCTGTGGCCGGCCATCAAAGCGGACAAGATCATCAAAGCGGAGCAGAAAAGGACGCCGCGCCGTTTCCCGCAAGCGGGACGGCGCCAGATGATGCGGCGGCGGGTGAGTGGGCGCCGGTATTGAAAGAATTGGCGAAAGCGCTTGGTTCCGTGCAAGCCGCAGCGCGGCGGGAGCGGGAAGCGGGGGAAAAAAGCCGCTCCCTGGCCCGGGATGCCGCGTATCGGGCGGAGCGTCTGGCGACAGGCGTGCACCAGGGGATTCGGCTTTTCGCCAACCGGGATTTTGTGCTGGGGCAGGAGGAAACGGCGCGGTTTGCCCAGCTGGAGGCGGAGAGCCGCTGGCTTGTGCAGAGCATGGCCCGTCAGTGGCAGCACTGGCTGATGGGCGGACAGCCGGTGCGGCAGACGGGACTTTACAGCGGCAAGCTGGATGAACAGCGGTTGTGGCGCAGGGACACACGCCTGTTTTACAGGCGGTTAGAGGATGAGGCCGCCAATGAACTGGCCATTTTGGTCCTGGTGGATGAGTCCGGGTCGATGCAGGAGGCGGAGCGCTGGCGGCACGCGCAACGGGCCTGTCTGTTGCTGGAGGCGGTTTGCCGGGCGTGCCGGCTTCCCTTTGCGGTGATCGGGCACCTGGCCGTTTACGGACAACCCCATGTGGTCCACCATCATTACCTGGACTTTGGTCCCCGCCCTGTCAGCCAGCGGCAGCGTCTCGTGCTGCTGGGTCCCAAGGAGAACACACGGGAAGGATTGTCCCTGCGCTATGCGGGAGAATACATCCGTCAGGCCAGACAAGCGGGCTGGCTGGGCGATCCGGAGCGGGTCCGGCCGGTTCTCCTGTCCTTTTCAGACGGACAGCCGGTTCATGACGTGGAAGGATGGACATTGAAAGGGACAGCCGCGCAAGAAGATGCGCGAGCCGCTGTGCGTGAACTGGAAAAGGATGGGATTCAGGTGATCGGCGTGGCGATCGGGGAGGAGCCATCCGCGATCGGACAAATCTACCCCCATGCGCTGGAGGTGCGTCGACTGGAGGATCTGCCGCAGCGGCTGATCCGCAAACTGAGGCAGCTGGCTGAAGCGAATGGGTGAACGGGAAGACTGTGGCCGGGGCGTGAAAAAGGGACGGAACGTGAAAAAGGGCCGGGGCTGAGGCATGAAAAAGGGCCGGCGACAGGGATGTCATGTCGTGGGCCATTGCGAACGGGCGGACGATGGACGGCTGGGCACGAGAAATATGAAGCATCAGAAACAGGTTGCGGAAAAGATACCGGAGCGGAAAAGATACTAGAGGAAAAGATACTAGAAAGGAAGCAGGAGGTGGCGGGCGGGACATGACGGTGGAATTCGTCTTTGCCTTTCAGGGGGATGAACAAGCGGCGGAGCGGTTTCTGCAGGAGCATGGCGCCGGCACAGGGCTGCGCCTGTCCGGCCAGGCCGGGTTGTGGCGGCTGCGGGAGGGGCTGGAACAGAGCGCTTATGCGGCCGATGTCTGGAGTCAGCTGCGCCTGTTCGGTGAGACCGAGTGGCTTGCGCCCGAGAAGCTGTGGGAAGCGCTGGTGTCTCAGGATGTTGGTGCCCAGCAGGTGTTTCAGTGGCTGGGCGTGAAAACCCTTCAACAGCTGCCTGCGGCTGCCCGGCTGCCGTACGACCGTTACCCGCCGGTGTCCCTGTCGTTGGAGGTGGATCCGCAGGTTTCCCTGAAGGAGGTCATGCGGGTGTGGCAGGAACATCCATTGTTTGTCCAGGGGACGGGGTGGATGATGCTGCGTCCCTGGGGGCGGGGCCATGGTTTGATCGTCGAGGCGCACCCTTTTGCACCGGAAGCCGATGCGGAAGTGTTTTTTATCCAGATCCGGGATCTGGCCCGGATGGTGCCGCTTCGCACAGACCGTTGGGGGTTCCGCTCGGTTCGCGCCTGGCTGCCGCTTTCTGCCTGCCATGCATTGATGCGGCAAATCCGCACGGCATCCTAGAACCGGTTTGGCGTGCTTTGTGCTGACTGCCTTTTCGCCTGAAAAAAACCATGTTATGATGGGACTA harbors:
- a CDS encoding adenosine nucleotide hydrolase — translated: MSGLSFFCSWSGGKDSALALYHALRDNGKARFLFTMLHEDGLRSRSHGLPVLLLEKQAQSLNIPLVTRAASWNDYEKVFTEELHRFKKLGVQAGVFGDIDLEEHRLWEEKVCQAASLSACLPLWQRPRRELAEEFIDLGFTAVIVAVNHDVVDPDFLGREYNKDTLADLERAGIDVAGEAGEFHTFVTGGPIFKEPIAIQTNRTVSSGNYSFLDWS
- a CDS encoding transposase, whose amino-acid sequence is MAQYQITVDSQLLHQLFLSNSQDAGVTKLLESVLNQVLQAQATEQLGAEPYERTEGRQGYRNGTYPHQLTTRVGTITLRVPRIRNGKFSTELFARYQRSEQALVLALMEMVVNGVSTRKVAQITEELCGTEFSKSTVSELCKRLDPVVTAWNNRPLHDNPFPFVIVDALVLKVREESRVRSRGALIGIGVNTDGYREVLGLMLGDSESEASWSEFFGWLKSRGLRGVDLIVSDDHGGLVRAIRRNFQGVTWQRCQTHFLRNILDATPKALQDEVHSRVRAILDAPDHDTARLLLNQVLEAYETKAPKAMAVLEAGFEDATAVLLLPEKYRKRLRTTNALERLNEEIRRRERVIRIFPNRESAIRLIGALLMEIDEKWASGRKYLDMGEYLEWRESQVTNMSAKVTRIG